The following proteins are co-located in the Triticum aestivum cultivar Chinese Spring chromosome 1A, IWGSC CS RefSeq v2.1, whole genome shotgun sequence genome:
- the LOC123182534 gene encoding uncharacterized protein: MKVLRESTWDAAAAQRRAQRARRRRQAATWKARRGMPGPPRFLDRCDTLHDGRPKILRPQEASGGSGASPAKSGQIQWKNNPPARPSDQAPIAEPNGRHAADAVQPSLCFHIASYGIESVFKGFLFLILVHASTEISNYIWSILVFFLMSFTIHQVPLSPGSQVVLAITTCVAKVQWTANLATC, from the exons ATGAAGGTGCTGCGCGAATCGACCTGGGACGCTGCTGCCGCACAACGGCGAGCTCAACGAGCCCGACGACGACGGCAAGCAGCGACCTGGAAGGCGAGGAGGGGCATGCCTGGGCCGCCGCGCTTCCTCGACCGTTGTGACACCCTCCATGATGGGCGCCCCAAGATTCTTCGGCCGCAGGAAGCGTCTGGCGGCAGCGGCGCGTCTCCGGCCAAATCCGGTCAAATCCAATGGAAAAACAACCCTCCTGCCCGGCCAAGCGACCAAGCCCCGATAGCAGAACCTAATGGTCGTCACGCAGCAG ATGCTGTCCAACCAAGTTTGTGTTTCCACATTGCTTCTTATGGCATTGAAAGCGTCTTCAAAGGCTTCCTCTTCCTCATACTTGTACATGCAAGCACTGAAATCAGCAACTACATTTGGTCCATCCTCGTCTTTTTTCTTATGAG CTTCACCATACATCAAGTCCCTTTGTCGCCTGGTTCTCAAGTGGTTCTTGCGATCACGACATGTGTAGCCAAGGTTCAGTGGACCGCCAACTTGGCGACTTGCTAA
- the LOC123182540 gene encoding probable E3 ubiquitin-protein ligase ATL44, with product MMWQDMMALVAILVAALGVCLIWCMAPAAEVVEQGHNVPPTGRWRGRWPGSQRQRPAPAARVVVGKPQQLVYFSYPAAPDAEGGGGTAGASVVVCAICLEALVAGAECSEVPACRHVFHRGCLALWIKSKSTCPLCRELVVAGSEPITAAEAMV from the coding sequence ATGATGTGGCAGGACATGATGGCCCTCGTTGCTATCCTCGTCGCGGCATTGGGCGTCTGCCTAATCTGGTGCATGGCACCAGCTGCAGAGGTGGTGGAACAAGGACATAACGTGCCCCCCACGGGTCGATGGAGGGGGAGGTGGCCGGGCTCGCAGCGGCAAaggccggcgccggcggcgcgggTCGTCGTGGGGAAGCCGCAGCAGCTGGTCTACTTCTCGTACCCCGCAGCGCCCGACGCggagggcggcggagggacggccgGAGCGTCGGTGGTGGTGTGCGCCATCTGCCTGGAGGCGCTGGTCGCCGGGGCGGAGTGCAGCGAGGTGCCGGCGTGCCGGCACGTGTTCCACCGTGGCTGCCTCGCGCTGTGGATCAAGAGCAAGAGCACCTGCCCGCTCTGCAGGGAGCTTGTCGTGGCAGGGTCAGAACCCATCACGGCTGCCGAGGCCATGGTTTAG
- the LOC123182547 gene encoding E3 ubiquitin-protein ligase ATL41-like, whose translation MDIIIQGGLVTLIWAFVAVCIVIYCIRSEAAADERRRLWPGSQHGRTALARVVVGEPQQLVYFSYPADTEDGRTTVGASVVVCAICLEALVGGAECSEVTACRHVFHRGCLALWIKSKGTCPLCREHVVPGPEPPSAADNMV comes from the coding sequence ATGGACATCATCATCCAGGGCGGCCTTGTTACCCTGATTTGGGCATTTGTTGCCGTCTGCATAGTGATCTATTGCATCCGCTCAGAGGCCGCGGCGGACGAAAGGAGGCGCTTGTGGCCGGGCTCGCAGCATGGGAGGACGGCGCTGGCGAGGGTCGTCGTAGGGGAGCCGCAGCAGCTGGTCTACTTCTCGTACCCCGCCGATACGGAGGACGGACGAACGACGGTCGGGGCGTCGGTGGTGGTGTGCGCGATCTGCCTGGAGGCGCTGGTGGGCGGGGCGGAGTGCAGCGAGGTGACGGCGTGCCGGCACGTGTTCCACCGGGGCTGCCTTGCGCTCTGGATCAAGAGCAAAGGCACCTGCCCGCTCTGCAGGGAGCATGTCGTGCCGGGGCCAGAGCCCCCGTCAGCTGCCGATAACATGGTTTAG
- the LOC123182553 gene encoding RING-H2 finger protein ATL3-like, whose product MIKALAISVFFPSVCDLDQIDPLVKFQQTTLVRRTTMAIPKETIMGALYVLIGALLGVCIVWWIESEAAASIRRRMCPGSQHRRPVPARVVVEEPRQLAYFLYPDDAEGGRGTVGASVVVCAICLEALVGGAECSEVPACHHVFHRGCLALWIKSKGTCPLCREHVMPGPERPSATDNMV is encoded by the coding sequence ATGATAAAGGCcttggctataagtgttttttttCCATCCGTTTGTGATTTAGATCAGATCGATCCTTTGGTGAAGTTCCAACAGACCACGCTAGTGCGAAGGACGACGATGGCCATCCCCAAGGAGACCATCATGGGCGCCCTTTATGTCCTGATCGGGGCACTTCTTGGCGTCTGCATAGTCTGGTGGATCGAATCAGAGGCCGCCGCGAGCATAAGGAGGCGCATGTGTCCGGGCTCGCAGCATCGGAGGCCGGTGCCGGCGCGGGTCGTTGTGGAGGAGCCGCGGCAGCTGGCCTACTTCTTGTACCCCGACGATGCAGAGGGCGGCCGAGGGACGGTCGGAGCGTCGGTTGTGGTGTGCGCGATCTGCTTGGAGGCGCTGGTCGGCGGTGCGGAGTGCAGCGAGGTGCCGGCGTGCCACCACGTGTTCCACCGTGGCTGCCTTGCGCTGTGGATCAAGAGCAAGGGCACCTGCCCGCTCTGCAGGGAGCATGTCATGCCGGGGCCAGAGCGCCCGTCAGCTACCGATAACATGGTTTAG